In Streptomyces puniciscabiei, a single genomic region encodes these proteins:
- a CDS encoding RNA polymerase sigma factor SigF, giving the protein MAPSTLATQTRTAELPEVVDASQVAPKDARELSKLFFQQLAVLEEGTAEYSYARNTLIEMNMSLVRYAAGRFRSRGPEEMEDIVQVGMIGLIKAIDRFELSREAEFTSFAIPYIVGEIKRFFRDTTWAVHVPRRLQEARVQLAKATEELRSRLDRDPTVKELSELMSLSEDEVREARLASNGYNSSSLDATLNGSEDGEAALQDFIGTEDTALELVEDFHALAPMIAELDERDRQLIHMRFVEELTQAQIGERLGVSQMHVSRLLSRCLARLREGMLTTG; this is encoded by the coding sequence ATGGCGCCCAGCACGCTGGCTACGCAGACGCGGACGGCGGAGTTGCCGGAGGTCGTCGATGCTTCCCAAGTGGCGCCCAAGGACGCTCGTGAGCTGTCCAAGCTGTTCTTCCAGCAGTTGGCGGTGCTGGAGGAGGGCACGGCGGAGTACAGCTATGCCCGTAACACGCTGATCGAGATGAACATGTCCCTGGTCCGCTACGCGGCGGGCCGGTTCCGCAGCCGGGGGCCGGAGGAGATGGAGGACATCGTCCAGGTCGGCATGATCGGTCTGATCAAGGCGATCGACCGGTTCGAGCTGTCGAGGGAGGCGGAGTTCACCTCCTTCGCCATCCCCTACATCGTCGGTGAGATCAAGCGCTTCTTCCGCGACACGACCTGGGCCGTGCATGTGCCGCGTCGGCTCCAGGAAGCCCGCGTCCAGCTCGCCAAGGCGACGGAGGAGCTGCGCAGCCGTCTCGACCGTGATCCGACGGTCAAGGAGCTGTCGGAGCTGATGAGCCTGTCCGAGGACGAGGTGCGTGAGGCCCGGTTGGCCTCCAACGGTTACAACTCCTCCTCCCTGGATGCCACGCTCAACGGGAGCGAGGACGGCGAGGCTGCGCTGCAGGACTTCATCGGGACCGAGGACACGGCTCTGGAGCTGGTGGAGGACTTCCATGCCCTCGCACCCATGATCGCCGAGCTCGACGAGCGAGACCGGCAGCTCATTCACATGCGGTTCGTGGAGGAGCTCACCCAGGCCCAGATCGGCGAACGTCTGGGTGTCTCACAGATGCATGTCTCGCGACTGCTGTCCCGGTGCCTGGCCCGGCTGCGCGAAGGCATGCTCACGACCGGCTGA
- a CDS encoding STAS domain-containing protein: MTDVTDTLYLTVQHPRPGLAIATVAGDVDMRTAETLRRDASMIIERGRPHLVLDLSQVGFCDSAGLSALIGLWHAAQAVGGALGLANVPDRLMRMLVLTGVDTILPVHATTSEAVTTMIADEPTSAGPQGSATV; encoded by the coding sequence ATGACCGACGTGACCGACACGCTGTACCTGACCGTCCAGCACCCCCGCCCCGGCCTCGCGATCGCCACGGTCGCCGGGGACGTGGACATGCGCACCGCGGAAACCCTGCGCCGCGACGCCTCGATGATCATCGAGCGAGGGCGCCCGCACCTGGTTCTGGACCTGTCACAGGTCGGTTTTTGCGACTCCGCCGGTCTGAGCGCGCTCATCGGTCTCTGGCACGCCGCCCAGGCGGTGGGCGGTGCGCTCGGGCTCGCCAACGTCCCCGACCGCCTGATGCGGATGCTCGTCCTCACCGGTGTCGACACGATCCTGCCGGTTCATGCCACCACGAGCGAAGCAGTCACCACCATGATCGCCGATGAGCCCACCAGCGCAGGGCCGCAGGGCTCCGCGACCGTGTGA
- a CDS encoding STAS domain-containing protein, with product MADNRSAGNARLSINMSHTSGVRVVTACGEIDLDSAPQLLDALTADDAAAQVTVVDLSGVTFMDSSGINALIAAHHAAQRHGGRLRLAAPSPAVSETLGIVGLTEVIPCHPTLRDALAV from the coding sequence GTGGCGGACAACCGTTCTGCAGGAAATGCGCGTCTGTCGATCAACATGAGTCATACCAGTGGCGTCCGGGTGGTTACGGCGTGCGGCGAGATCGATCTTGACAGCGCTCCGCAGTTGCTGGATGCCCTGACCGCCGATGACGCTGCCGCTCAGGTGACGGTGGTGGATCTCAGCGGCGTCACCTTCATGGATTCCAGCGGCATCAATGCTCTCATCGCCGCGCATCACGCCGCGCAGCGCCATGGCGGCCGGCTGCGACTCGCTGCGCCGAGCCCCGCCGTCTCCGAGACCCTCGGGATCGTCGGCCTCACCGAGGTCATCCCCTGCCACCCGACTCTGCGCGACGCGCTTGCCGTCTGA